In Campylobacteraceae bacterium, a single genomic region encodes these proteins:
- the guaA gene encoding glutamine-hydrolyzing GMP synthase — translation MKHVPIVVLDFGSQYTQIIARKLREAGVYSEIVPYNERIEDIMARAPKGIILSGGPASVYAEGSYHPDEEIFKLGLPILGICYGMQLISQFFGGSVIPATSHEYGKAKLKFEKESPLFKNSNDGQIVWMSHGDKVDELPSGFEVIATSENSPFAAIANEDEKIYAFQFHPEVYHSQEGSILLKNFAKNICSCESTWNMGSFAKEQINLIKEKVGNKKVLCGVSGGVDSSVVATLLAEAIGDQLVPVFVDNGLLRANEVEQVQAMFKLRGVPLITIDASEKFLSRLVDVVDPERKRKIIGETFIEVFDIEAKKHDGIEFLAQGTLYTDVIESVSVKGPSKTIKSHHNVGGLPDWMTFELIEPLREIFKDEVRLLGAELGLPTDMLARHPFPGPGLAIRIMGAVNGPDLEILRKADVVMLDVLHATGYYDKTWQAFTVMLNVKSVGVMGDNRTYDNTVCVRIVDATDGMTATFSHIPHDILETISRRIINEVDGINRVVYDISSKPPATIEWE, via the coding sequence ATGAAACATGTACCAATAGTAGTATTAGATTTTGGTAGTCAATATACACAAATCATCGCTAGAAAATTAAGAGAAGCTGGAGTTTATTCTGAAATTGTACCTTATAATGAACGAATTGAAGATATCATGGCAAGAGCGCCTAAGGGTATAATATTATCAGGTGGTCCTGCTTCTGTTTATGCAGAAGGTTCTTATCATCCCGATGAAGAAATTTTTAAATTGGGTTTACCAATTTTAGGAATATGTTATGGAATGCAATTAATTTCTCAATTCTTTGGGGGTTCAGTAATTCCTGCAACCTCTCATGAATATGGAAAAGCAAAACTTAAATTTGAAAAAGAAAGCCCTTTGTTTAAAAATTCAAACGATGGACAAATTGTATGGATGAGTCATGGGGATAAAGTGGATGAATTACCTTCTGGTTTTGAAGTAATTGCTACAAGTGAAAACTCTCCTTTTGCTGCTATTGCAAATGAAGATGAAAAAATTTATGCTTTTCAATTCCATCCTGAAGTATATCATTCACAAGAAGGAAGTATTCTTTTAAAGAATTTTGCAAAAAATATTTGTTCTTGTGAATCTACTTGGAATATGGGTTCTTTTGCAAAAGAACAAATTAACTTAATCAAAGAAAAAGTCGGAAATAAAAAAGTTCTATGTGGTGTATCTGGAGGGGTTGATTCCTCTGTAGTTGCAACACTATTAGCAGAAGCAATAGGAGATCAATTAGTTCCTGTTTTTGTTGACAATGGATTATTACGAGCTAATGAAGTTGAGCAGGTTCAAGCTATGTTCAAATTAAGAGGTGTTCCTTTAATTACTATTGATGCAAGTGAAAAATTCTTATCAAGGTTGGTTGATGTAGTTGATCCTGAGAGAAAAAGAAAAATTATTGGTGAAACATTTATTGAAGTATTTGATATAGAAGCAAAAAAACATGATGGTATTGAGTTTTTAGCGCAAGGAACTTTATATACAGATGTTATTGAATCTGTATCTGTTAAAGGGCCTTCAAAAACGATTAAATCACATCACAATGTTGGGGGCTTACCTGATTGGATGACGTTTGAGTTAATTGAACCTTTAAGAGAAATTTTTAAAGATGAAGTAAGACTTCTAGGAGCTGAATTAGGTCTTCCTACTGATATGTTAGCACGACATCCTTTTCCTGGACCTGGACTTGCTATTAGAATCATGGGTGCAGTAAATGGACCTGATTTAGAGATCTTACGAAAAGCAGATGTTGTAATGTTAGATGTTTTACATGCGACGGGTTATTATGATAAAACATGGCAAGCGTTTACTGTTATGTTAAATGTAAAATCAGTTGGTGTAATGGGTGATAATAGAACCTATGATAATACTGTTTGTGTAAGAATAGTTGATGCTACTGATGGTATGACAGCTACTTTTTCACATATTCCTCATGATATCTTAGAAACTATTTCTAGAAGAATTATTAATGAAGTAGATGGAATAAACAGAGTTGTTTACGATATCTCTTCAAAACCACCTGCTACAATTGAGTGGGAATAA
- the nhaD gene encoding sodium:proton antiporter NhaD: MFKVIMSLLLFSVAVFASESSTGAIPDITMTWAGLSALFIFAIGYYFVAAEEKYEIDKAKPALFIGTFMFMIVASYYALNGMDMNLVHTQAQHLILEIAEIFFFLFVAMTYIESLLHMRVFDVLKYKLVSKGYTYRQLFWVTGILAFFISPIADNLTTALILSTVLITIEKKRKDFLVPAAINIVVAANAGGAWSPFGDITTLMAWTAGKGSFVDFLFLFPASILGYIVTAVILARFVPTDVPPFDASTEEKPKMAEGAKVVIFLGIFTIFSAVMSHQILHLPAMWGMMFGLSILKLYSYALKKKYGVDHFNIFHSMAKIENNTLMFFFGILAAVGALYFIGWLGLAVVVYDPDVLGPTWANIGVGFLSAVIDNVPVMSAVLKASPVMGLDQWMLVTLTAGVGGSLISFGSAAGVGVMGKLHGIYTFGAHMKYSWTILIGYIVSVAVWYFQYQILGIGA, from the coding sequence ATGTTTAAAGTTATTATGTCATTGCTACTTTTCTCAGTAGCAGTATTTGCAAGTGAAAGTTCTACTGGTGCTATTCCAGATATTACTATGACTTGGGCAGGATTATCAGCACTATTTATATTTGCTATTGGTTATTATTTTGTTGCAGCTGAAGAGAAATACGAAATTGATAAAGCAAAACCTGCCTTGTTTATAGGTACATTTATGTTTATGATTGTTGCTTCATATTACGCCTTAAATGGTATGGATATGAACTTGGTTCATACTCAAGCGCAACATCTTATTTTAGAAATTGCTGAAATTTTCTTTTTCTTATTTGTAGCTATGACTTATATAGAATCATTACTTCATATGAGAGTATTTGACGTTCTTAAATATAAACTTGTTTCAAAAGGTTATACTTACAGACAATTATTCTGGGTAACTGGAATCTTGGCATTCTTTATCTCTCCTATTGCCGATAACTTAACTACTGCGTTGATTTTATCAACAGTGTTAATTACTATTGAAAAAAAGAGAAAAGATTTCTTAGTACCTGCTGCAATTAATATAGTTGTTGCTGCAAATGCTGGTGGTGCTTGGTCTCCTTTTGGTGATATTACGACACTAATGGCTTGGACTGCAGGAAAAGGGTCTTTTGTTGATTTCTTATTCTTATTCCCAGCTTCAATCCTTGGATACATAGTTACAGCAGTTATTCTTGCTAGATTTGTTCCTACTGATGTTCCTCCTTTTGATGCAAGTACAGAAGAAAAACCTAAAATGGCTGAAGGCGCTAAAGTTGTTATTTTCTTAGGAATATTTACAATTTTCTCTGCTGTAATGTCTCATCAAATTTTACATTTACCTGCTATGTGGGGAATGATGTTTGGATTGTCTATTCTTAAATTGTATTCTTATGCTTTAAAGAAAAAATACGGGGTTGATCATTTTAATATTTTCCACTCAATGGCAAAAATTGAAAACAATACATTAATGTTTTTCTTTGGTATTTTAGCAGCAGTTGGTGCTTTATACTTTATTGGATGGTTAGGATTAGCCGTTGTTGTCTACGACCCAGATGTATTGGGTCCTACATGGGCAAATATTGGTGTTGGTTTCTTATCTGCGGTTATTGATAATGTTCCTGTAATGTCAGCTGTATTGAAAGCAAGTCCAGTAATGGGATTAGATCAATGGATGTTGGTTACTTTAACAGCTGGTGTTGGTGGATCTTTAATTTCTTTTGGATCAGCAGCTGGTGTTGGTGTAATGGGAAAACTACATGGTATTTATACTTTTGGTGCACATATGAAGTATTCATGGACTATTTTAATTGGATATATAGTATCTGTAGCTGTTTGGTATTTTCAATATCAAATTTTAGGAATTGGAGCGTAA
- a CDS encoding FAD-binding protein codes for MVYDYLIIGAGLAGLNAARLIPKHKKVLIICKKSPWECNTFYAQGGVATALNEADIPVHIKDTLTAGVNHNNVEAVEILSQNSRACIDDLIKEGLEFDLNAQNKLAFTKEAAHSIPRILHADGDATGRMMHVFLLEKCLHPIITDAVVNDLLIQDGICYGAKYYDSETSEKVVYANNVIIASGGIGSIYKYHTNSPAVAGELQGICLEKNIELKDMEMMQFHPTVFKGTSYARKPLLSEALRGEGAYVVDEDNKRFLFDYHKDGELAPRDVVSRSIFDYNEKTNKQIYLSFETFDKEFFQKRFPNIYANLHELGYELPFERVPISPAFHYAMGGIKIDLNSKVISFKNLYAIGEVSCSGLHGANRLASNSLLEGLVFSKIAIEDSLKNNFKISQEKYTKNVKFYVRNKDIDKKIKNDLRKIMWESASISRNKTDLTKSLQLIDNYLTYDLGRLLFLRLLTAKSILESALKREKSLGAHYIKEN; via the coding sequence GTGGTTTATGACTATTTGATAATTGGAGCTGGTCTTGCTGGGCTTAATGCTGCAAGACTTATTCCTAAGCATAAAAAAGTGCTTATTATTTGTAAAAAATCTCCTTGGGAATGTAATACTTTTTATGCACAAGGGGGAGTAGCAACCGCACTTAATGAGGCGGATATTCCCGTACATATTAAAGATACTTTAACTGCAGGTGTAAATCACAACAATGTAGAAGCAGTTGAAATATTATCTCAAAATTCGCGTGCTTGTATTGATGATTTAATCAAAGAAGGCCTTGAATTTGATTTAAATGCACAAAATAAACTTGCGTTTACAAAAGAAGCGGCACACAGTATTCCTCGAATTCTACATGCGGATGGAGATGCGACAGGAAGAATGATGCATGTTTTTCTACTTGAAAAATGTCTTCATCCCATTATTACAGATGCAGTTGTAAATGATTTATTAATTCAAGATGGCATTTGTTATGGGGCAAAATATTATGACAGCGAAACAAGTGAGAAAGTCGTATATGCAAATAATGTAATTATTGCTTCTGGGGGAATTGGCTCAATTTATAAATATCATACAAATTCACCTGCTGTTGCTGGTGAGTTACAAGGAATATGTTTAGAAAAAAACATAGAACTTAAAGATATGGAAATGATGCAATTTCACCCTACTGTTTTTAAAGGAACTTCTTATGCTAGAAAACCTTTATTAAGTGAAGCTTTAAGAGGTGAGGGTGCTTACGTTGTAGATGAGGATAATAAAAGATTTTTATTTGATTATCATAAAGATGGGGAATTAGCACCAAGGGATGTAGTTTCCAGATCAATTTTTGATTATAATGAAAAAACAAATAAACAAATATATTTATCTTTTGAAACTTTTGACAAAGAGTTTTTTCAAAAAAGGTTTCCCAATATTTATGCAAACTTACATGAACTGGGATATGAATTACCCTTTGAGAGAGTTCCTATTTCACCCGCTTTTCATTATGCGATGGGGGGAATTAAAATTGATTTAAACTCAAAAGTTATATCTTTTAAAAATCTATATGCCATTGGCGAAGTTTCTTGTTCTGGTTTACACGGAGCAAATAGATTGGCCTCAAACTCTTTGTTAGAGGGACTTGTTTTTTCTAAAATTGCAATTGAAGATTCGTTAAAAAACAACTTTAAAATATCACAAGAAAAGTATACGAAAAATGTAAAGTTTTATGTGAGAAACAAAGATATAGATAAAAAAATTAAGAATGATTTAAGAAAAATAATGTGGGAAAGTGCCAGTATTTCCAGAAATAAGACCGATTTAACAAAATCTTTACAATTAATTGACAATTACTTGACATATGACTTAGGAAGACTTCTCTTCTTAAGGCTTCTTACGGCAAAATCTATTCTAGAATCTGCTTTAAAAAGAGAAAAATCTCTTGGAGCACATTATATTAAGGAGAATTAA
- a CDS encoding DUF721 domain-containing protein, translated as MKKLDDILIHLKQQPHLKKLNTNMILEKLISVLPPRLKKGVKFAYIKHETLYFVLKHPVYKSEFEYNKQDIKALLKIIKLEDIHDIRCFVSNEVDKKYTEVKQESPSYKERSNGYFDNNTKNKKLHQTFEEIRELIKKEKRKD; from the coding sequence ATGAAAAAACTTGATGATATTCTTATACATTTGAAACAACAACCTCATTTAAAAAAATTGAATACAAATATGATTTTAGAAAAACTGATTTCAGTTTTACCTCCCAGATTAAAAAAAGGAGTAAAATTTGCTTACATAAAGCACGAAACACTGTATTTTGTTCTAAAACATCCTGTATATAAAAGTGAATTTGAGTATAACAAACAAGATATAAAAGCACTATTAAAAATAATTAAGCTAGAAGACATACATGACATTCGTTGTTTCGTAAGCAATGAAGTTGATAAAAAATATACAGAGGTAAAACAAGAAAGTCCCTCATATAAAGAGCGTTCCAATGGTTATTTTGACAACAATACCAAGAATAAAAAACTGCATCAAACCTTTGAAGAAATAAGAGAACTTATTAAAAAAGAGAAAAGAAAAGATTAA
- a CDS encoding M48 family metallopeptidase: MYFDVLISNKTIRVNLEYKRHLKNVYLRILNKNTLHIKAHKYFTLNDAKKLLIEKDKWIKKHLENFCKNELLEDEYYFLGHIHKKETLTFDEENYYKQEAKIFLPELVDEYANKMSLFPSSLTFRKNKSRWGSCSYNNRISLNTRLMKFPLDVIIYVIIHELAHIKHKNHSKDFWNEVEKYCINYKSLNQKLKEY, encoded by the coding sequence TTGTACTTTGATGTTTTAATATCTAATAAAACAATACGTGTTAATTTGGAGTATAAAAGACACTTAAAAAATGTTTACTTAAGAATTCTTAACAAAAATACCCTACATATCAAAGCCCATAAATATTTTACTTTAAATGATGCAAAAAAACTACTTATAGAAAAAGATAAATGGATTAAAAAACATTTAGAAAATTTCTGTAAAAATGAGCTTTTAGAAGATGAATACTATTTTTTAGGACATATTCATAAAAAAGAGACTCTTACTTTTGATGAAGAAAACTATTACAAACAAGAGGCCAAAATTTTTCTACCAGAACTGGTTGATGAATATGCCAACAAAATGTCTTTATTCCCTAGTTCTCTAACTTTTAGAAAAAATAAAAGCAGATGGGGCTCTTGTTCTTATAATAATAGGATATCGTTAAATACAAGACTTATGAAGTTTCCTTTGGATGTCATTATTTATGTGATTATTCATGAACTTGCACATATCAAACATAAAAACCATTCGAAGGACTTTTGGAATGAAGTAGAAAAATATTGTATTAATTATAAAAGTTTGAATCAAAAACTAAAAGAATATTAA
- a CDS encoding pyridoxal phosphate-dependent aminotransferase, whose product MKFAKRMQNLSPSVTMAITALARELKEQGRDILSFSAGEPDFDTPSVIKDAAIEGLRLGHTKYTAVDGIKDCKQAIITKLKRDHGLNYELGDVLISNGAKHSLFNLFQVLIEDNDEVIIPAPYWVTYPEQVKYANGVPVFIDTNESTNFKITAKQLKEAITDKTRILLLNTPSNPTGSIYSKEELESLADVLKGTDILVFSDEMYEKIIYDNKKFTAVAQISQDMFQRTVTINGLSKSAAMTGWRFGYLATPHQDLVKAMTKLQGQSTSNINSITQDAAIPALEGKADEKIAIMNAAFEDRRNYGVKAFNSIDNVSCLKPEGAFYLFVNIKNVSNDSVQFCSDLLEKEGVAVVPGLAFGSEGYFRFSFATDLDSIKEGIKRIERFIKETF is encoded by the coding sequence ATGAAATTTGCAAAAAGAATGCAAAATCTGTCACCATCCGTGACTATGGCTATTACAGCCTTAGCAAGAGAATTAAAAGAACAAGGTAGAGATATCTTAAGTTTTAGTGCTGGTGAACCAGATTTTGATACACCAAGTGTAATAAAAGATGCGGCTATTGAAGGCTTAAGACTAGGACATACTAAATATACCGCAGTTGATGGTATTAAAGATTGTAAACAAGCAATTATTACAAAATTAAAACGAGATCACGGGTTAAATTATGAATTAGGAGATGTTTTGATATCTAACGGTGCAAAACATTCATTATTTAACTTATTTCAAGTATTAATAGAAGATAACGATGAAGTAATTATTCCAGCGCCATATTGGGTTACATATCCAGAACAAGTAAAATATGCGAATGGGGTTCCTGTATTTATTGATACCAATGAGAGTACAAACTTTAAAATTACGGCGAAACAATTAAAAGAAGCAATTACTGATAAAACAAGAATATTATTATTAAATACTCCCTCAAACCCAACAGGTTCTATATATTCAAAAGAAGAACTTGAGAGTTTGGCTGATGTTTTAAAAGGTACAGATATTTTAGTTTTTTCTGATGAAATGTATGAAAAAATCATTTATGATAATAAAAAATTCACAGCAGTTGCTCAAATATCACAAGATATGTTCCAACGAACTGTAACCATTAATGGTTTAAGTAAATCAGCAGCAATGACGGGATGGAGATTTGGTTATTTAGCAACACCACATCAAGACTTAGTAAAAGCAATGACTAAGTTACAAGGTCAAAGCACATCAAATATTAATTCAATTACTCAAGATGCTGCTATTCCTGCTTTAGAAGGTAAAGCAGATGAAAAAATTGCAATAATGAATGCAGCTTTTGAAGACAGAAGAAATTATGGAGTAAAAGCTTTTAATTCTATTGATAACGTATCCTGTTTAAAACCAGAAGGTGCCTTTTATTTATTCGTAAACATTAAAAATGTGAGCAATGATTCTGTACAGTTCTGCTCTGATTTATTAGAAAAAGAAGGGGTAGCTGTTGTTCCTGGTCTTGCTTTTGGATCAGAAGGTTATTTTAGATTTTCTTTTGCAACGGATTTAGATTCGATTAAAGAAGGTATTAAAAGAATTGAACGTTTTATAAAAGAAACTTTTTAA
- a CDS encoding cation transporter — MSPQKKATIVSTSVALLLSIIKLSIGLASGSLAILASAIDSILDMCVSLFNLFAISNSEKPADKFFNYGRGKIEALASLLEGLVITFSGFYLLYQAYIKYHLQEKASYITESFILMFVSLFITIFLVLYLNKVAKSTNSMVIKADALHYKTDVYTNVAVLFSLFVVQLTGYEIADIVIGSAIALFIIYSSYDLIQEGFFVLLDKSINNTDVSKIENIIKNEKEITDFHLLKTREAANQIFVDVHLVLNSQITLLNAHRVSDRIEASIVKIDAKKTWIINIHLDPYDDSARDKEVLLHS, encoded by the coding sequence ATGTCACCTCAAAAAAAAGCAACAATAGTCTCAACTAGTGTTGCTTTATTATTGAGTATTATAAAACTTAGTATTGGCCTTGCATCTGGGTCACTTGCTATTTTAGCTTCTGCTATTGATTCTATTTTAGATATGTGTGTCTCACTTTTTAATCTTTTTGCTATTTCAAATTCTGAAAAACCTGCAGATAAATTTTTCAATTATGGGCGAGGTAAAATCGAAGCTTTGGCTTCTTTATTAGAAGGCCTTGTTATTACTTTTTCTGGTTTTTATTTACTTTACCAAGCTTATATAAAATACCATTTGCAAGAAAAAGCATCTTATATCACAGAATCTTTTATTTTAATGTTTGTATCCCTTTTTATTACCATTTTTCTAGTATTGTATTTAAATAAAGTTGCAAAAAGTACAAACTCAATGGTAATAAAAGCAGATGCTTTACATTATAAAACAGATGTATATACAAATGTAGCTGTTTTATTTTCTTTATTTGTTGTGCAATTAACGGGTTATGAAATTGCTGATATTGTAATAGGTTCTGCTATTGCTTTGTTTATTATTTATTCTTCCTATGATTTAATACAAGAAGGTTTTTTTGTTTTATTAGATAAATCAATTAATAATACAGATGTTAGTAAAATCGAAAACATAATAAAAAATGAAAAAGAAATTACTGATTTCCATTTATTAAAAACAAGAGAAGCCGCTAATCAAATCTTTGTAGATGTTCATTTGGTTCTTAATTCGCAAATCACCTTATTAAATGCGCATAGAGTAAGTGATAGAATAGAAGCTTCTATTGTAAAAATTGATGCAAAAAAAACATGGATTATTAATATTCACTTAGACCCCTATGATGATTCAGCACGTGATAAAGAAGTTTTACTTCATTCTTAA
- a CDS encoding ABC-F family ATP-binding cassette domain-containing protein, translated as MAMIDLQNIHKQYGTKIILKEANFSLLEGQRVALLGQNGQGKSTLMKIITGEVEIDSGIKSIDKKLRIEMLAQQPKFAANLSVRDAIEEQLVEIKQTRDEYEKITELLNEDYENMSLIERQSELASYLDYHDAWDIDTMIEKVLVEFQLKPYENKDVNILSGGEQRRVSLAGLLLKKPDVLLLDEPTNHLDVYMVEFLEQLIIKAKFTLLFISHDRYFIDNIATSVIEIDDGVLRKFQGGYTSYLEEKQQLLSNMQKDHHNMIRLFKREAHWMQRGVTARRKRNVLRKDNYLELKKKVKSNPSYIRKMTIDLQREQKSFNSEDIRTVNRKKMLFELDDIGISLGKKLLIKDFTTRILQKDTIAIVGPNGTGKSTLLKIFMEKLLVDEGKFKKGDFKVGYFDQHRDMLSDDQTIMDLFCPFGGDRVELSDGRSQHVYGYLKNFLFPREYLEKKIGLLSGGEKNRVALAWLFTQKIDCLVLDEPTNDLDIPTINILEEYLDSFQGAVIFVSHDRYFVDKLAKKLFVFKGYNGEIMESLQPYSEYLEIEKELKDLAIMEKELVIEEKIVVQKKQNTQKKFSYNEQRAYDNLPKEIESLEKEIELLNKCLLDASCYEEKGLIAVSNELQETEEIYEKKVEQFLELEELYECFNA; from the coding sequence ATGGCAATGATTGACCTACAAAATATTCATAAACAATATGGAACAAAAATAATTTTAAAAGAAGCGAACTTTTCTTTACTTGAAGGGCAAAGAGTTGCCCTCTTAGGCCAAAATGGACAAGGAAAGTCTACTTTAATGAAAATTATAACGGGTGAAGTTGAAATTGACTCAGGCATAAAATCCATTGATAAAAAACTAAGAATTGAAATGCTCGCACAACAGCCAAAATTTGCTGCAAACTTATCTGTAAGAGATGCGATTGAAGAACAACTCGTTGAGATTAAACAAACACGTGATGAATATGAAAAAATCACAGAATTACTTAATGAAGATTATGAAAATATGAGTTTAATTGAAAGACAAAGTGAACTTGCAAGTTATCTTGATTATCATGATGCCTGGGATATTGATACTATGATTGAGAAAGTATTAGTAGAGTTTCAATTAAAACCTTATGAAAATAAAGATGTAAACATTTTAAGTGGGGGTGAGCAAAGAAGAGTCTCTTTGGCTGGATTATTACTTAAAAAACCAGACGTTTTACTTTTAGATGAGCCTACGAATCATTTGGATGTATATATGGTTGAATTTTTAGAACAACTCATTATAAAAGCTAAATTCACTTTATTATTTATCTCTCATGATAGATATTTTATTGATAATATTGCTACTTCTGTTATTGAAATTGATGATGGAGTTTTACGAAAATTCCAAGGTGGATATACCAGTTATTTAGAAGAAAAACAACAACTTCTTTCAAATATGCAAAAAGACCATCATAATATGATTCGTTTGTTTAAACGTGAAGCGCACTGGATGCAAAGAGGCGTTACGGCTAGAAGAAAAAGAAATGTTTTAAGAAAAGACAATTATTTAGAATTAAAGAAAAAAGTAAAATCCAATCCTTCTTATATACGAAAAATGACTATTGATTTACAAAGAGAACAAAAATCTTTTAATTCAGAAGATATAAGAACAGTAAACAGAAAAAAAATGTTATTTGAATTAGATGATATAGGGATAAGCTTAGGTAAAAAACTTTTAATCAAAGATTTTACTACTCGAATATTACAAAAAGACACTATTGCTATTGTCGGACCAAATGGGACAGGAAAATCAACTTTATTGAAAATATTTATGGAAAAACTTCTTGTTGATGAAGGAAAATTTAAAAAAGGTGATTTTAAAGTAGGATACTTTGATCAACACAGAGATATGCTTAGTGATGATCAAACTATAATGGATTTATTCTGTCCTTTTGGTGGGGATAGAGTTGAGTTAAGTGATGGAAGAAGCCAACATGTTTATGGTTATTTAAAAAACTTTTTATTTCCAAGAGAATATTTGGAGAAAAAGATTGGTTTATTAAGTGGGGGTGAGAAAAACAGAGTAGCGCTTGCTTGGTTATTTACGCAAAAAATTGATTGTTTGGTTTTAGATGAACCAACAAATGATTTAGATATTCCTACTATTAATATTTTAGAAGAGTATTTAGATTCTTTTCAAGGTGCAGTCATTTTTGTATCTCATGACAGATATTTTGTAGATAAACTTGCCAAAAAACTTTTTGTTTTTAAAGGATACAATGGCGAAATTATGGAAAGTCTACAACCTTACAGTGAATATTTAGAAATAGAGAAAGAACTAAAAGACTTAGCCATAATGGAAAAAGAACTGGTAATTGAAGAAAAAATTGTTGTTCAAAAAAAACAAAACACGCAAAAAAAATTCTCGTATAATGAACAACGTGCTTATGATAACTTACCAAAAGAAATAGAGAGTTTGGAAAAAGAGATAGAGCTTCTTAATAAATGTTTATTAGACGCTTCTTGTTACGAAGAAAAAGGTTTAATAGCAGTATCTAACGAACTTCAAGAAACAGAAGAAATTTATGAAAAAAAAGTAGAACAATTTTTAGAACTTGAAGAGTTATATGAATGCTTTAACGCATAA
- a CDS encoding GatB/YqeY domain-containing protein — MTLKEQLKSDLKDAMRAKELVKRDSIRTINTMIKQIEVDERIELDDAAIIKLVQKGIKQREEAITQYTLAKRSDLIAVEQEQIDIFRLYLPQQASNEELENGMKEIILKLKATSLKDMGKVMGAASKKFAGTADGKRINEMVKKLLS, encoded by the coding sequence ATGACATTAAAAGAACAATTAAAATCAGATTTAAAAGATGCAATGAGAGCAAAAGAATTAGTAAAAAGAGATTCAATCAGAACTATCAATACAATGATTAAACAAATAGAAGTAGATGAGAGAATTGAACTTGATGATGCAGCAATTATCAAACTTGTTCAAAAAGGAATCAAACAAAGAGAAGAAGCTATTACCCAATATACCCTGGCAAAACGATCAGACTTAATTGCTGTTGAACAAGAACAAATTGATATATTTAGACTATACTTACCACAACAAGCAAGCAATGAAGAACTTGAAAATGGAATGAAAGAAATTATTCTTAAACTCAAAGCTACAAGCTTAAAAGACATGGGAAAAGTAATGGGAGCTGCTAGTAAAAAATTTGCTGGAACTGCAGATGGAAAAAGAATCAATGAAATGGTAAAAAAACTACTTTCTTAA